In Montipora foliosa isolate CH-2021 chromosome 13, ASM3666993v2, whole genome shotgun sequence, one DNA window encodes the following:
- the LOC137984018 gene encoding NLR family CARD domain-containing protein 3-like, protein MLEIFKPHEEYSQPKRVLIEGQPGIGKTTYCNKVAYDWAKNCKAEDSFPDFQVLLLLKCRDITSDLWEAIDDQLLPRDIRKEEREKFFTFVRDHQSKVLLVLDGLDELPSDYLPFYKEIIEGRMLPNCYLVVTARQEVGIKVRKCCHTLLEVEGFTEDAAKGFIQRYFKTDEHLVKNLLDKLGTDADLSGLTANPLNTALLCLLCEDFQGDLPKGRTLLYHEIVHCVLTRYRKKKELPKTDEDLTQLYHAELKHLGSIALNGLLNDEMYFDDSAFRNGTSNLIPELGFLSAQPGRSKRRPSCCYGFLHKSFQEFFAAFYLSCQLVNEEISPDDLLADTRYFKEFQQVLMFTCGMLAQRSETKAMALMASIASQINQSNEEESDDYLWTALNCIKESGKEQGTFGKELAHCLGSLLKIQGISCRQQIGHSGAAILAHAMATNPTVTELDLRFNGIGDSGAAALAKAVETNSTLTTLDLSGNEIGESGAAALAKAVEINSTLTELNLFSNKIGDAGAATLAKVVEINSTLTKLHLSDNRIGYSGAAALAKAVEINSTLTTLDLSRNGIGDSCAAALAKAVEINSTLTTLVLSGNGIGESGAAALVKAVEINSTLTTLDLSHNEIGESAAAALPKAVEINSTLTTLVLSYNRIGDSDAAALAKAVEINSTLTELDLSENEIGESGAAALAKAVEINSTLTTLDLSYNRIGDSGAAALAKVVEINSTLTTLDLSGNEISESGAAALAKAVEINSTLTTLDLSYNRIGDSGAAALAKAVEISSTLTTLDLSGNGIGD, encoded by the coding sequence ATGTTGGAAATCTTCAAACCACACGAGGAATATTCACAACCGAAAAGAGTTTTGATTGAAGGACAGCCAGGCATTGGAAAGACAACCTATTGTAACAAGGTTGCTTACGACTGGGCGAAGAACTGTAAAGCTGAAGATTCGTTTCCTGATTTCCAAgtgttgctgttgttgaaaTGTAGAGACATTACCTCTGACTTATGGGAGGCTATTGATGACCAGCTTTTACCAAGAGACATaaggaaagaagaaagagagaagttCTTTACCTTCGTTCGGGACCATCAGTCAAAGGTTTTGCTGGTACTTGATGGATTGGATGAGTTGCCAAGCGATTATTTACCCTTCTATAAAGAAATCATTGAAGGAAGAATGCTTCCAAACTGTTACTTAGTGGTTACAGCTCGCCAGGAAGTTGGGATAAAAGTACGCAAATGCTGTCACACCCTGCTAGAGGTCGAAGGATTTACTGAAGACGCTGCTAAAGGTTTTATCCAAAGATATTTCAAAACCGATGAGCATCTTGTGAAAAACCTCTTGGACAAGCTGGGCACAGACGCAGACCTTAGCGGACTAACTGCAAATCCATTAAATACAGCCCTTCTTTGCCTCCTTTGCGAAGACTTCCAAGGAGACTTGCCGAAAGGTAGAACTCTGCTTTACCACGAAATAGTGCATTGTGTGCTGACAAGGTataggaaaaagaaagaattacCAAAAACAGACGAAGACCTAACACAATTATACCACGCTGAATTAAAGCATCTTGGTTCTATAGCGTTGAATGGCTTGCTCAATGATGAGATGTATTTCGACGACAGTGCATTCAGAAATGGTACCAGCAACTTAATACCTGAATTGGGATTTCTGTCGGCTCAGCCTGGACGCAGCAAACGAAGACCGAGCTGCTGCTATGGGTTTCTCCATAAGAGCTTTCAGGAGTTCTTTGCTGCATTTTATCTCAGTTGCCAGCTTGTCAATGAGGAAATTAGTCCTGATGACTTACTTGCTGACACAAGATATTTTAAGGAGTTTCAGCAGGTGCTCATGTTTACCTGTGGTATGTTGGCTCAACGGTCCGAGACAAAAGCCATGGCGCTTATGGCAAGTATAGCAagtcaaattaaccaatcaaatgaaGAGGAAAGTGATGACTACCTATGGACTGCGTTGAACTGTATCAAAGAAAGTGGAAAAGAACAGGGTACCTTTGGAAAAGAATTGGCGCATTGTCTTGGTTCGCTTCTTAAAATTCAGGGTATTTCGTGTCGACAGCAGATAGGTCACAGTGGCGCTGCTATACTGGCTCACGCTATGGCAACAAACCCAACGGTGACAGAGTTAGATTTGCGTTTTAAtggaatcggtgactcaggtgctgctgcattggctaaagcagtggaaactaattcaacgctgacaaccTTGGATTTGTCTGGCAATGAAATCGGTGagtcaggtgctgctgcactggctaaagcagtggaaatcaattcaacgctgacagagttaaatttgttttccaatAAAATTGGGGACGCAGGTGCTGCTACTCTGGCTAAAgtagtggaaatcaattcaacgctgacaaagTTACATTTGTCTGACAATAGAATCGGttactcaggtgctgctgcactggctaaagcagtggaaatcaattcaacgctgacaaccTTGGATTTGTCTCGGAATGGAATCGGTGACTCATGTGCTGCTGctctggctaaagcagtggaaatcaattcaacgctgacaaccTTGGTTTTGTCTGGGAATGGAATCGGTGagtcaggtgctgctgcactggttaaagcagtggaaatcaattcaacacttACAACCTTGGATTTGTCTCACAATGAAATCGGTGAGTCAGCTGCTGCTGCACTgcctaaagcagtggaaatcaattcaacgctgacaaccTTGGTTTTGTCTTACAATAGAATCGGTGACTCAGATGCTGCTGCACtagctaaagcagtggaaatcaattcaacgctgacagaaTTAGATTTGTCTGAGAATGAAATCGGTGagtcaggtgctgctgcactggctaaagcagtggaaatcaattcaacgctgacaaccTTGGATTTGTCTTACAATAGAATCGGTGattcaggtgctgctgcactggctaaagtagtggaaatcaattcaacgctgacaaccTTGGATTTGTCTGGCAATGAAATCAGTGagtcaggtgctgctgcactggctaaagcagtggaaatcaattcaacgctgacaaccTTGGATTTGTCTTACAATagaatcggtgactcaggtgctgccgcactggctaaagcagtggaaatcagcTCAACGCTGACAACCTTGGATTTGTCTGGGAATGGAATCGGTGACTGA